The DNA region TGCCGGGGGCCTTGAGCTGGGCACGACGCTTctccttggtgttgatggggcCCTTGCCATCGATGGGGTTGCCGAGAGCATCGACGACAcggccgagaagctcggGGCCGACGGGAACGTCGACAATTTCGCCGGTACGCTTGACGGTCTCGCCCTCCTTGACAAGACGATCAGAACCGAAAAGCACGACACCGACCTGGCCGGCCTCCAAGTTCATGCACATGCCCTTGACGCCAGAGGCGAACCTAGCAGGGGTGTTAGTTCGATATCCGGGATATCAAAAAGCACGGATCAAGGTTTTTCTCAACGTACTCGACAAGCTCCTCAGCTTGGACATTGGCCATGCCGTGCACACGGGCGATACCATCACTATTCAGGGACTCGGGTCAGTGTCTATGTTCGCTATTACGGTTTGAGCGGTGAACGCGAGGGTCCAAGATGAGGCCGTAGCAACACAAGCTTCGCTGTTTGCTCCCGTCCTCGTCCCAGCCATGCCACCGCCAAGCCCCTCATGTGTTTCTGGAAAAAACGTACCCGACGGAGAGGACACGACCGGTCTCGGCGAGGTTGGACTCCTCCTGGACACCGCGGATTCTCTGCTCGAGGATGGAAGAGACCTCAGTCGGGGaggccttggcctcggcgaAGGTGCGGGCCTGGATGGTAGCGGGTGCGGCATTTCGCTGTGGACGGACCAGTTAGCCAACCGAAGACCGAGAGGGGCGCAAAAACAGTGAGCATAATTGTGTGAGGTGCCCATTGCCCATCGCGCACCGGCCCCAATGCCCCGGCGGCATAACAAAAAAGCTTCATGAAGCTCGCCGACAACTGGCCGGGGACATTGAGATTGATTCGGGGCGTCGAGGGATGGAATTGGGATCGGGTCGGCCGGGCGGAGAGAGGTGATGTGTGCTACTAACCACAGCGAGTCTGCTGGTGGCAGAGAGAGCGCCCACGGCGCGCGTGCTCTGTCTGAGGGCGTTCCGGAACATCCTGACGAGGTATATGGGGCCTCTTCAAAATAGGAAAAACAACTGCAAGCGGGTTGCAATTGCGTGGAGGGGAGATTTAGacggagaggttgatggaagaTTGGAGAGCCGGCGTGAGGAAAATTGTCGAGAAGGGCTGGTTGGCCTTGGTTCCCAGCACAGAGTGGGTCAGAAGCTCCGGGACAACCAATCAACAGACGGAGAGAATTTTGCTCAATCAAGGCTCCCGAGTTCCCCACCTGGCATCTTCAAAAACCTGAGCTGGATCGAGCTGCCCAACACAGCTCTCGCAACTACAAAAGACATGGTGGTGTAGACGAACGAAACCATGGGGTCCTTCCCTGTCAATTCATGGCATTTTCTTCTCGTCGAGGCCAACCTGCTATCACGCCCAAACCTCGGGGGTTCTTCCCCCCATatatccctctcctcttACCAACGGTTGTTCAGCAACTGGTTTCCCGGGTAATCCCGGAGAAttgcaagaagaagctctgACCAATTCCGATCCAAGCTGCCATCGACAtcacacatacacacacacggGTGTCATCAGCCAACCACATCGACTTGGCAACACCAAAAGCTCTTGATTTCATATTGACAGGTTTACAGAAATTCTCAATCTATCAACAAAAAGCACCATTACCCTAGGAAAAAATGCTCCAGGCATTCTAGTCATTCTTCAATATCTTCCGGCTTCAACCCCTCATGAGCCCCTCATGTCGCAATACTCGGTCTTGGCGTCCTGTCCTCAACCAGTCACTTAATGCTAAGCTGCTCAAAGTCACGGGAAAACATGTCAAACTCCCACTCGATAATGCCATCGTCTTGATACGTTGGCATCAATGTCCCCGATATTTCCCGGACAGCCAGGTCGATATCCAGCGGCTCGCCGAACACACTGACGAGAAATGTTAGCATCGGCACTCAGTTATATCACAGGGTCGGAAACCTTACACCAATCGTCGGATAAAAGGGGCCGCCGACAGATCAGCTACCCTTTGCATGCAGTCTGCTACATTCTCAAAGGGTTCGCAATCCACGTCCGAGGAGGCCTTCATGTCCCGAACCCATATCGCAAAAACGGTCAagacatcttcctcttcctcttggagTAGGAACTTCTTGTCATCCTCCGAGTTCAGCTTGGGGTGAAAAATCGCCTCAAAAGTTTGTTTGGCCATTTGCGCAGCTTCCGGGTCTCTGACCCTTGGTTGTTCGGCTGCATCTGATTCGAGGTGAAAAGCCCGGTATGCGGCCAAGAACACCGATAGTTGTTCGAGGATCTCATCCTCGGAGAACCACTCAATGGCAAGGGCAAATGAAGGGTTGGCAGAATGTTCGGTTGATATGGCCTGGCCGGAGCTGTGTGACCCAAGCTGTAGTTCAGCTTGGGTAtttgtttctgtttcttttcgTCAGCATCAGCTCTGTTGTTGCTTCCCACTCATTGTCTCGTTCACTTACTGGTTTCGGCAATCGGGGTGTTGCCTGGGTCGATGGCAACACGAGTAGAGCCAACCAGATCAATGGTGAGCTGCTGGATATGCTGGAGTGACTGTCCAGTTGCCGGCTCCTGGTATTGCGCCTCAGAGTACCCCTCGTCTTCGACATCGACACCCATACTGCGCCTTGCCTTCTTAGGACGGGGTGCGCATGGAGAACCGGGAGCGCGCTTCGACCCTGTACGGATTGGAGTGTCAGGTGTCAACGGAGGGACCTGGCCAAAAATCAAGGCCTGTATCGACAATGTCACAGTTGGCGTGTGAGATGAAGTTGTCGCTCGGGGTGTCTCCAGAGAGTCTTCGCTCGGACGGTGGGTTTTTTCTTGATCATAGGAATCATTGGCATCAGACGCCTGGCTAGGGGTGCTCGGGGCGTCTGTGTTGCTTTCGCTCCCAAGAGTGAGAGAAGGTGGTCTGGACGGCAACAGCTGCGAAAACAAACAACCTATGCCGGTCATCGTCTGGTTGTCTGGTccttcctccagctccgGAGGCGGCGTTGCAGGGGCAGAAAGCGGAACAGGAGCTGCTGAAAGCCGGCCAAACAGCCACGAGCCGCGTCTAGGTGGCTCCTCGGGCACATTCATCTCAAGACTGGTATGGCCTTCTGTGCTTGAGGTTGTCTTCGACGTGTTGGTTGAGGTCCGTTCGGGGCAGACCAGTGGGTCTGGTGTATCAACCTGCCAGTTTGTCAGAAGGGAGTGTAGTGCTTGCCAATGACTACTACCAACCATTTGATTGCTGCTGGACATTGCGCTGGCGGTCCTTGGCACTTGATGGCGCGATGGGCGATGTCAGCGATGACTTCGGGGCGGGCTCCAGTGATATGATCAGAGCACTGATGAAAAGGGGACCACGGCTGAAATGTTTTCTTTGGAGTTGCTTGACTAAGAGAAAGACAAACTTGTCTTGAATTGCGAATATTCAAGATCTACCTTTCTCCTTTTGTGGTGAGTCTTTGTGGGCCCTCTTATATCAAAGTCCTCCGGCGGTTCCCTCCCAGACCAGAAGCCCAGAAGTCCAAATGTGTGGGGTGCATCACAGCCAACCTCGCCGGCCTACCCACACTTGACACAAAGattatttttcttctttagACTCCAAGATGGAGTCCAGCAGCCCAGTACGGATAACGGGCGGTAATTGGGACCGCCAGAGCACATGGCCTGGAACAAGGCATATGCAGCCTCTTCAGCCTCCATTTCTATTTTGCTATGGTCTTCTGCATCCCGCAATCTTGGCTTTACACCACCTCAGATCAATCTGCAGAATGAGTTTTATTGCAACTCTCAGTATTTCTTCAGCCCAGGCACGCTGCATCGTGGGATCTGCCGCGAGGCTGTAGGTCGCGTCAATTGGTCGCCTGTGGCGGCTGGCGCTTACCGCACAACTCCTGATTGGGGCAGTGGTCCCAACAGGCTGGACACGAACGAAGCTTCGCCGCAAAAGCAAGCCATGTGTGTTTGAAAACGTCGAGTCCCACTTGCTGAAGGGATTGGACTGGTCGGTCAAAGATGGCGGGAGCCTTCCCCGGATGGTTGGACTGTTGGGATAGGGGGGGCATATCTGCTGGCCCGGCCCAAGGCTTTGGTCGCTATGGGAAGTTGATATCCAATGGATTGAGAAGAATCAGGGGTGTGAAGTCAGCATAGGAGAATGCCTTCGACGCAAGTGCAACCTGCCTGCAATTGTTTTCCCTATGTGTGTGCCATTGGCAACAGCCCTAGAATGATCTATTGCGTGGTCGGCTGTGCTGCGACCATGAGGGGGCTCTGACATGCGAGTCAACTCGGGAAAAGCGGGATGGGGTTTGACCCGGAATGAAGTCTCCTGTTCGGCTTCGCGGGAGGCTCCCTCCCGGCATTGGGGATGGACGGATTGTGGGTGGCCGGTGGATAGGGTCAGGTCGTTCAtatggggggaggatgaacGTAACGTTGACTTGGCCGGTATGGAATGTCTCTTGGGGGCTGCTGATCAGCATGATGCTCGATAGTAGTGCCAGGTGATGTTTGCCGGATGTTCAGGTTTCAAGACAGGTGAAATGTTAGTCGATGGTATCTGACCTAGTGTGGTCCTATGCGAGTATTGGCAACTGGCCTGGTGATCTGAAGCATGATAATATTAGCCCCCCAATCACACCTCAAGTGCACAGATGGACGTGCAGTTCCTTGAAGATCCGTTCCCATAACAGCAACAGTCTAGTTCCGTGGAGGTACTATCAAAGCATGATGGTGAATTTTGTATAAAATCAAACTGCCCAACTCGTACATCCTCTAGCTGAAACACCCCCAGTCTAATAATACAACCAAGAATAGAAAACTTTATAATACAGTAAATCACATCATAGTCCTAACCCTCATCGGACTAACAACCCTCACCGCAGGATCAAAGCAAGCCTGCTTCAACAATTGGTATTCCTGCCCCTGAATATTCCATGGCAAGCCCAACGGTTgatccatcaccgccacccGTGATCCAATCTCCTGCCCCTTCCCCTCACCAAATTGCCCCTCCGCCTCACTCCCAACACTGGGACTATTCTCCTTACTACTACtgaccttcttccccccatgGTGACAATCCGTCAACCTCGAACCCCCATACCTTCTCTTGACATCCTGATACTTTTCCATAGGAAAAACAtctccttccacctcggTAATCAGCGGTACAGAGAAATCTATTTGCCCCAAAAAATGTCAGCTCTTTTCACTTCAAGGCGCAGAACAAAActtaccaccacccaaatAACTCTCGACCTTGTACCCCGCCACCCCAGCCGCCATCCTTCTCCCGtttttccctccccctctctttATCACAAAACTCGCCCCCTTTTCGCTTTTgtcatcacccccatcccaatcaACAAAAAGTTTTggcctccccccaaaaaattCCACCTCCCACTCCGCCCCAGGATCATATCTTGTCACGAGCCTCATGAAATCAGCGTCTGTGACTTTATCTCtcagctccccctcctggGCGTGATCGCGGAGGTAGTTGACAAAGAGGTGGCACAGGTGATGCGTCACCATTGCTGCAATATGGAAAGCTAATCTTCTGAAGCGGGCTGTTTGGGCTTCGGAGGCGTCAAACCGTTTGTGGCGCCGGGATATGTCTGACTTGAGGCGGGAGTGGTAGAGTTTGGTGACGAGGTGGGTattgaggtggaggatggcaGCGCTTTTGGGGTTGAAtctcgaggagaaggaaggggggaggtggaagagagaagtggtggaggagcaggcgaggaagccgTTGCGTTTTGGGTCGAGTTTGATcagggggaggttgtggcgGACGGTGTAGAGGAAGTCGTCTACcgcggagggggtgttgatttttttggggagggggggttcatggtgggagatggggcGTTCGCGCCAGACAAGGAGGGATTtctgggcgaggttggagagggctGGATAAAGGTTAGTGATAGGGAataagggggaggagggagggtggaCTGACCTTGGCGTCCTCGGGGGCTTTCGAGCATTCGGATGCCGAGGTCGACGACGGAGGAGACTACCCAGGCTCGGCCGCCGGAGGGTtcgagggggatggtggtgccgttgTCGAGGAGCTCTGAGATGCACACGCCGTAGAGGCCGCCGGTTTCTCTTGGAAGGAGTTGAGGGCAGAGTTTACCTTGCTCTATGGGCTGGGGAGAGGATGTCCATGTTGTTGaagggatggaggtggaaaaggcgCGGCCGATCTCCTTGCTGTCTAGCTCTACCGCGTGGGTAGGGTAGGCTGGGTAAGCTGGAAGAGATTGGTGATGCTTGTGTTGCGGTACCGGGCGTCgttgaggaggctgctcAAAAGAGACAACACTCGGCTTGCCGATGATGCTATGCCCAGCCGAACGTTTACCTGTAGCTGGCTGGGCAAACGAAACGCTGGGTCCGGCAGTGGTACTGCGCTTTACCAGGCG from Podospora pseudoanserina strain CBS 124.78 chromosome 1, whole genome shotgun sequence includes:
- a CDS encoding hypothetical protein (EggNog:ENOG503PYC0), which encodes MSSSNQMVDTPDPLVCPERTSTNTSKTTSSTEGHTSLEMNVPEEPPRRGSWLFGRLSAAPVPLSAPATPPPELEEGPDNQTMTGIGCLFSQLLPSRPPSLTLGSESNTDAPSTPSQASDANDSYDQEKTHRPSEDSLETPRATTSSHTPTVTLSIQALIFGQVPPLTPDTPIRTGSKRAPGSPCAPRPKKARRSMGVDVEDEGYSEAQYQEPATGQSLQHIQQLTIDLVGSTRVAIDPGNTPIAETKTNTQAELQLGSHSSGQAISTEHSANPSFALAIEWFSEDEILEQLSVFLAAYRAFHLESDAAEQPRVRDPEAAQMAKQTFEAIFHPKLNSEDDKKFLLQEEEEDVLTVFAIWVRDMKASSDVDCEPFENVADCMQRVADLSAAPFIRRLVVFGEPLDIDLAVREISGTLMPTYQDDGIIEWEFDMFSRDFEQLSIK
- a CDS encoding hypothetical protein (EggNog:ENOG503PX97) — its product is MAPSRSASASASVTFEQPPSRLVKRSTTAGPSVSFAQPATGKRSAGHSIIGKPSVVSFEQPPQRRPVPQHKHHQSLPAYPAYPTHAVELDSKEIGRAFSTSIPSTTWTSSPQPIEQGKLCPQLLPRETGGLYGVCISELLDNGTTIPLEPSGGRAWVVSSVVDLGIRMLESPRGRQALSNLAQKSLLVWRERPISHHEPPLPKKINTPSAVDDFLYTVRHNLPLIKLDPKRNGFLACSSTTSLFHLPPSFSSRFNPKSAAILHLNTHLVTKLYHSRLKSDISRRHKRFDASEAQTARFRRLAFHIAAMVTHHLCHLFVNYLRDHAQEGELRDKVTDADFMRLVTRYDPGAEWEVEFFGGRPKLFVDWDGGDDKSEKGASFVIKRGGGKNGRRMAAGVAGYKVESYLGGDFSVPLITEVEGDVFPMEKYQDVKRRYGGSRLTDCHHGGKKVSSSKENSPSVGSEAEGQFGEGKGQEIGSRVAVMDQPLGLPWNIQGQEYQLLKQACFDPAVRVVSPMRVRTMM